A region of Panthera uncia isolate 11264 chromosome D4, Puncia_PCG_1.0, whole genome shotgun sequence DNA encodes the following proteins:
- the LOC125926381 gene encoding olfactory receptor 13C8, with the protein MERTNDSMLTEFVLVGLSAHPKLQTVFFVLVLWMYLMILLGNGILISVIICDSHLHTPMYFFLCNLSFLDICYTSSSVPLILDSFLTGRKRVSFSGCMVQMFLSFAMGATECVLLGMMALDRYVAICYPLRYSVIMSKNAYLPMAAGSWVTGLVDSVVQTSLAMQLPFCTSNVINHFVCEILAILKLACADISTNVISMAGSNLIVLVIPLLVISISYIFIVTTILRIPSTEGKRKAFSTCSTHLTVVIIFYGTIFFMYAKPKSKSSVDADNQDIIEALISLFYGVMAPMLNPLIYSLRNKDVKAAVKNMVGRKNSDGI; encoded by the coding sequence ATGGAAAGGACCAATGATTCCATGCTGACAGAATTTGTCCTTGTTGGGCTTTCTGCCCACCCAAAGCTCCAGACAGTTTTCTTTGTGCTAGTTTTGTGGATGTACCTGATGATCCTTCTGGGAAATGGAATCCTTATCTCAGTAATCATCTGTGATTCTCATTTGCACAcccccatgtatttcttcctctgtaatCTTTCCTTCCTGGACATTTGTTACACAAGCTCCTCTGTCCCACTAATTCTTGACAGTTTTCTGACAGGAAGGAAAAGGGTTTCCTTCTCTGGGTGCATGGTGCAAATGTTTCTCTCCTTTGCCATGGGGGCCACAGAGTGTGTGCTTCTAGGCATGATGGCACTCGACCGCTATGTAGCCATCTGCTACCCACTGAGATACTCTGTCATCATGAGTAAAAATGCCTACCTGCCCATGGCAGCTGGATCCTGGGTCACTGGGCTTGTGGACTCAGTGGTGCAGACATCTCTCGCAATGCAGTTACCATTCTGTACTAGTAATGTCATTAACCATTTTGTCTGTGAAATTCTAGCTATCCTAAAACTGGCTTGTGCTGATATTTCAACCAATGTGATCAGCATGGCAGGGTCAAATCTGATTGTTCTGGTTATTCCACTGCTAGTAATTTCTAtctcttacatttttattgtcaCCACTATATTGAGGATCCCCTCCACCGAAGGAAAACGTAaggccttctccacctgctccACCCACCTAACAGTAGTGATTATATTCTATGGAACTATCTTCTTCATGTACGCAAAGCCCAAGTCTAAAAGTTCTGTTGATGCTGATAATCAAGACATCATTGAGGCCCTCATCTCTCTCTTCTATGGAGTAATGGCCCCCATGCTCAATCCTCTCATCTATAGTCTGAGGAACAAGGATGTAAAGGCTGCAGTGAAGAACATGGTAGGTAGAAAAAACTCTGATGGAATCTGA